Proteins encoded in a region of the Candidatus Bathyarchaeota archaeon genome:
- a CDS encoding DUF4184 family protein, translating into MPVTPLHYPIAKLLHMLGGKARLSLPGLIVGAMVPDLEVLFIWLLTGKEDRMVLHSLIGGLTLGTLLAVAITVLLYRPLVGAIFPVNKDKLKQNCTLSTTLAVSCLIGVLSHVLFDVANHTFNPLFWPFLSMYQTPSPITPLFGGAPTASLIVEVVTVALIGTLCLVNRRHLWNELLVG; encoded by the coding sequence TTGCCAGTTACGCCCCTGCATTACCCCATAGCTAAACTCCTCCACATGCTGGGAGGCAAAGCCCGCCTAAGCCTGCCCGGCTTAATCGTGGGCGCGATGGTGCCGGACCTTGAAGTGCTCTTCATCTGGCTGCTCACCGGAAAAGAAGACAGAATGGTGCTCCACAGCCTAATCGGCGGCTTAACCCTGGGCACTCTTCTAGCAGTCGCCATAACGGTGCTGCTTTATCGGCCCCTGGTAGGCGCTATTTTTCCGGTTAATAAGGATAAATTAAAGCAGAACTGCACTTTGTCGACGACGCTGGCTGTCAGCTGCCTTATCGGCGTGCTCTCCCATGTGCTCTTTGACGTAGCTAACCACACGTTTAACCCCCTCTTCTGGCCTTTCTTAAGCATGTACCAGACCCCCAGCCCCATCACGCCGCTATTCGGGGGGGCACCGACGGCGTCTCTTATTGTGGAAGTGGTGACGGTTGCGCTCATCGGAACCTTATGCCTGGTTAACCGCAGACACCTCTGGAATGAGCTGCTGGTTGGCTAA